The DNA sequence ACGATCGGTACTCACGACTCAGTTCAGAAAGGACTCCAGGGAAGGCTCCCATGCGGCGATCGACTCGAGGGTCGGGTGATGCGTCCGGTCCAGCTGAAGCGGTGTCAGTGTGATGCAGCCATTCTTGAACGCCCAGAGGTCCGTGTTGGGATCGGGCGTTTCGTTCATGATGCGCTCGCCTCTGTAAATGGTATCGCCATCAGAGTCGCCGATCGGTGGGAAAATCATCTCGTAGCGTCGTCCGCCTGGCGGGGCTTCGGTGACGCATTTGATCGTGCCGTCAGGAACATTCACCGAGAGCAGGACTCCATTTTCGAGTGGGTGCGCGAGGACGTGTCGCACGATACGCGCCGCGAACTCTGCTGCCGTGGTGTACTCGGCACGTTGTTTGGACTGCGAAAAGGCAATCCCGGGAATGTCGTTTAACAGCGCTTCGAATGCCGCGCCGACGGTGCCTGAATAGTTGTAGGTGCTGCCGATGTTTGCGCCGTGGTTGATTCCCGATACTACGAGATCAAAGGGCCGGTCCTGGCCGAAGATCCTGACGCCGAGGTACACACAGTCGGTCGGGGTGCCATCGATCGCGTAACCGGTCAGGTGGTCGCCGATGGAAACGTTGTGCACTCGAATCGAATCACGTTTATAGGCACGGTGCGATTGGCTCGCGCCAGACTCGTTTTCTAAAGGCGCGATCACGAGCACGTCTGCGAACCCGGAGAGCGCCTCCGCCAACGCGGCGATTCCTTCGCTCGAGAATCCATCGTCATTGGTGACGAGAATGCGGGGCGTTCCTTCGTCGGCCTGGGGGAAGGACTCCGCAATCGCACCTTCCTGTGCGCGGCCACACGCAACCCACAGTATCAACCCGAGCACCAGTGCGACTCCGAGTAAAACAGCAGCTCTTTTCATTTCACATTTCCTTCAGGTGGTACGCGACACGCAGGCGGCGCCACATCGAACAGTGATTACCTCAGCCAGCATTCAAGGTTCATTTTCGTTCCCTGCGCACGAGTGTGCGTCGTCGGTCGAGGGGCGTCAACCTGTATCTCGTCACGCTTGGCCAAGCTGCGAGACCACAAGCTTGCCGCAGCGCATACGCGATCTGCTCGTCCGTGTACATCTTCCGCTTCATCGATCCTTCCTTTCCGAAGGTCAACTCTAGCCTCATCTCTCAACTTGGAATTGATACAGCTTTTGGGGGAATGGGTCGGTGTACACGTCCGGTGTAGACTCGTAGCGCCCGGTAACCGGAGGATGACCACGTTCCAACCGCCACACTTACGAGCAGGATTATTTCGTGGCGCCAGGATCGTGGCCGCGTATCTGTTGTGCGTGCTCGTCAACGGCTGCGTCCACTACCAACCGCGCCCGATCGTAGCCGACGCGACCCTCGACGACTTCGAGGCGCGAAGCCTCGATGCCCCGGAGATCCGACGTTTTCTTCACGACCAGGTCGGTGTCGACCAGTGGCCGCCGTCGTTTTGGGATCTCCAGTCACTGACCCTGGCCGCGCTCTACTACAGCCCCGATCTCGACGTCGCCCGCGCGCGTTGGGGTGTGATACAGGCTGGGACGATTACCGCCGGTGCGCGCCCCAATCCGGCGCTCAACGCCTCCCTGGGTTACAACAGCACATCGGAGTTGATCCGGCCCTGGATTCCGGAGGTCGTGCTCGGCCTGCCGATCGAAACCGCCGGCAAGCGGGGTCTCCGCATATCCGAAGCACAGACGCTTTCGGAGGCGGCACGGCTGGATGTGATCTCCGCCGCCTGGGTTGTGCGCAGCCGCTTGCGCCACGCGTTGGTAGACCTCTACCGTGCTCAAGAAATCGAGGCCGCCCTGCTCCACCTGCATGAGCTCCAGGTTCAGAGCCTCAATTCGCTGGAGGCGCAGCTTGCCGTGGGAGCGATTTCCGCCAACGAGGTAACCTTGACGAGGATCGCCACCGGGCGCACCCGACTGGCTGCGCTCGAGGCCGCGCGCGAGCGCGAGCGGGCCTGGGTGGAATTGGCGGCCGCGCTCGGCATCCCAACCACGGCCGTCGAGGGCATCGAGATCTCCTTTGACGAGTTCGAGCGCCTGACCACCGACGTGCCGTCAGACGAAATGCGGCGGCAGGCGATTGTTCATCGCACCGACATCCTGAGCGCGCTCGCGGAGTATGAGTCCACCCAGGTGGCCCTGCAGATCGAGATTGCCAAGCAGTACCCTGACATCGACATCGGTGCCGGCTATCAGCTCGACCAGACCGACAACAAGTGGACGCTTGGGCTCAATCTTGTCCTTCCAATATTCAACCGTAACCGCGGGCCGATCGCCGAGGCCGACGCCCGTCGTGCGGAAGCGGCGGCACGTTTTCTGGCGCTCCAATCGCGGGTCCTGGCCGAGGTCGATGGTGCTACGGTCTCCTATCGGAGCGCGGTCGAGGCTGCGGCCGCCGCCGACGAGATACTGACGAAGCTCCGGCAACGCGAAGACTCCATCCAGACGGCCTACGGATTGGGAGCAGCTTCGAAGCTCGAGGTGCTGAGCGCCGAGATCGAGATCGCCACCGGCTGCGTTGCCCGGCTCGAGGCGCTGGTGCGCGCCCAACGCGCGGCCGGGGACCTGGAGAACGCTTTGCAGAAGCCGCTCGACACAGCGGAATGGATTCTGGTGACGCCGGCGAGGGCAGAAGGGGATACGGAGGCGCAAGATGACGAGTGATCGGGCACGTTGGGTGGGGAGGCTCGTCTTCAGCGCGGCTGTGGTAGCCGCCGCTATCCTCATGAGTCCCGGATGTCGGCGAGGCGACAACAACAGTGATGCGCGCGTCGAGGTCTTGGTCCACGTTGGCACCGTCACGCGTGCTACGCTCCACAGCTACGTAGAGGTGTACGGTCGAGTCGAACCGCAGCCACCGGGAATCGACAGCCCGCCGGCGCGCGCGATCATCGGTGCACCAGTCAGCGGCCTCCTCGCCCGGATCGAGTGCGCGGAGGGCGAACGGGTCGGCGTGGGATCGACGCTTTTCGTCCTCGACAGCCGCGCGGCGGAGGTCGCAGCCACCAGGGCGCGGACCGCCCTGGCGTACGCTGAGAAAACGCTGGAACGGCAACGCGAACTTCTCGAGGCCGGCGGCACCTCTGAACGAGCGGTGCAGGATGCAGAGCAGCTGCATGACACCGCCGAGCTCCAGCTAGCGGCCGCAGAAACACAGCTCGAGCTGTTGCGCGTCACCGCACCGGTGGCCGGCACGGTTGTCCGCATCGACGCAGCGCTCGGGCAGCCTGTCGAGCCAAACACGATCCTGGCCGAAATCATCGATCTCGACCGTCTCGTGGTCGAGGCCGGTGTGCCGGACCGC is a window from the Acidobacteriota bacterium genome containing:
- a CDS encoding efflux RND transporter periplasmic adaptor subunit translates to MTSDRARWVGRLVFSAAVVAAAILMSPGCRRGDNNSDARVEVLVHVGTVTRATLHSYVEVYGRVEPQPPGIDSPPARAIIGAPVSGLLARIECAEGERVGVGSTLFVLDSRAAEVAATRARTALAYAEKTLERQRELLEAGGTSERAVQDAEQLHDTAELQLAAAETQLELLRVTAPVAGTVVRIDAALGQPVEPNTILAEIIDLDRLVVEAGVPDREAQNVALGQRVEFVADGSIFGRVVFVGRKVDPATDTVVIRASVPADSTLRPGQFLEFRIVTDEHPDCLVVPVASVVTSEGEGSWVMVVSGDAAVRTPVTIGLREDGMVEVSGPEIAEGTVVITDDAYGLPVETRIRIAGS
- the surE gene encoding 5'/3'-nucleotidase SurE yields the protein MKRAAVLLGVALVLGLILWVACGRAQEGAIAESFPQADEGTPRILVTNDDGFSSEGIAALAEALSGFADVLVIAPLENESGASQSHRAYKRDSIRVHNVSIGDHLTGYAIDGTPTDCVYLGVRIFGQDRPFDLVVSGINHGANIGSTYNYSGTVGAAFEALLNDIPGIAFSQSKQRAEYTTAAEFAARIVRHVLAHPLENGVLLSVNVPDGTIKCVTEAPPGGRRYEMIFPPIGDSDGDTIYRGERIMNETPDPNTDLWAFKNGCITLTPLQLDRTHHPTLESIAAWEPSLESFLN
- a CDS encoding TolC family protein encodes the protein MAAYLLCVLVNGCVHYQPRPIVADATLDDFEARSLDAPEIRRFLHDQVGVDQWPPSFWDLQSLTLAALYYSPDLDVARARWGVIQAGTITAGARPNPALNASLGYNSTSELIRPWIPEVVLGLPIETAGKRGLRISEAQTLSEAARLDVISAAWVVRSRLRHALVDLYRAQEIEAALLHLHELQVQSLNSLEAQLAVGAISANEVTLTRIATGRTRLAALEAARERERAWVELAAALGIPTTAVEGIEISFDEFERLTTDVPSDEMRRQAIVHRTDILSALAEYESTQVALQIEIAKQYPDIDIGAGYQLDQTDNKWTLGLNLVLPIFNRNRGPIAEADARRAEAAARFLALQSRVLAEVDGATVSYRSAVEAAAAADEILTKLRQREDSIQTAYGLGAASKLEVLSAEIEIATGCVARLEALVRAQRAAGDLENALQKPLDTAEWILVTPARAEGDTEAQDDE